The Candidatus Taylorbacteria bacterium genome contains the following window.
GGTAATATATTTTCTGTAATTGAGGTCCTCGTAGTCGTAGGTATCGCCTTTTTCATCTCTTATTATTTAAATTACCTTATGGGGAGATACGGCTGGTATAAGATCTTTCTCAAATTTGGTTTAAGAAATCCTATCGAACGAGCAGAAGAAAAATTATCTAGGCATACCCTGACTGCAATTTTAGGTAGCTACTGGGAACCAAACCTTGCTTCCATTACAGCCACAGCTGCTGGAATTCTACGCATAAAGACGGAAAAGTTTCTCGTCGGTTCGCTCTTGGGAATTATTATCTGGAATACATTCTGGGGTATTGTTGTTTATTTTATAGGCGAAGCGCTTTTACACAATCAAACCCCGGTTTATCTTTCAATTATAAGTTTCTGGTGTTTTTTGATTCTTCTAAAAGTTTTTGTTATCGACAAGAAAAACAATACCCCCAATTAATTACCGAGCTCTCCGAGCTCTATTCAGCCCTCTGTGTCAACCTGCCACGTTGACACATCTTTAGGCGCGCCAAGCGCAAGTTCCACACCTCTGAATCCTATGTATTAAAGAAAACTTCCCCTTCGCATCTTGCGGTGATATTTAATGGCGAAACGGTGCGCTTCGCTGTTTAGGAGGAGAATTTCTTTTTTGTATTTTTGAATAATATTTTCTAGTCCGAGCATGGACTCCGGACGATGTTTTTCGTTTTTCGTGACAGCAATGACTGCAATATCAAATCCCCTGCCTGCTAAAAGCGCTTCGGCGGCTCTTTTTTGTGCAATTCCTCCATCCACGACTATTACATTGGGATAAGGCCATTCACTGTGATTAAGTCTTCGATTGAGAGTTTCTTCTAAAGCCGAAATATCGTTTACACCCTTCTGGCCTCGAATTTTAAACAACCGATAGTCGGACTTTTTTATGTGGTTCTCTTCAAGCACAACCATCACCCCTCCCATGTTGCTTCCGCTCATGTGAGCGATGTCGTAGCCTTCCATGCGAAAGACTCCTTCACCCTTCGGTTTTATCAAGGTCGGGCCTTGATATGAATCGAGTCGTTCCGCTTTTATGAGAGACACGTCCTGAATATGGGTTAGAGCAAAAATAGTTTTTTTTGTCGTTTGAGCTTTTTCAAATTCCAGGTTTTTTGCGTATTCTTTCATCTCTCGGTTCAACTTTTTTAGGAGATCGCCCTTTTTTCCCTCAAAAAAAAGCTTGAGATTTTGAATAATCCGCCCGTACTCTTTCTTTGAGATTTCTCCGGTACAAACCCCCGGGCACAATCCTATCTGGCGATTGAAGCAAGGTTTACCTGTCACATTGCTTCCATTCGGAGAATCTGAAACAGGTGTGCACTTGTCCCTATATCCAAAAATTCTACGAATAATTTTCATCCCCTCTTTTAAAACCCCGCCCTGCGGATAGGGGCCGAAAATATATTTGAATTTCCCCTTCGGAACTTGGTCTTCCAAGTCTTTGCCCCGCATCATGAGCACTCGCGGATATTCTTCATCAGTGAAAACAACGTAGTTGAAGCTCTTATCATCCTTTTCCAGCGTATTGTATTTCGGCTGATACTTTTTTATGAGATTGGCTTCGAGAATAATCCCTTCGAGCACCGAGTCCGCCTGAATACATTCGACGGTAGTCGCCAAGGTTACCATGTCAATCAAAAACACTCCCCTCGTTTTTATGAGATCTTTCCCAAAGTAGCTCTTCACGCGGTCTCGAAGCGACGTTGCTCGCCCTATGTAAAGTATCGTCTCTCCTCGCTTGAAGAAATACACTCCCGGAGCATCGGGAATTTTCAATTTTGACAATTCTTGACCCTTCATGATTGTAAATGATGTTCGAGCTTTTTATTCGCCTGCTCGCTGTTTCTTAAGCGCCTTTTTGAGATACTCTCCAGTGAAGCTTTTTTTATTATTTGCTATATCGTGCGGAGTCCCTTTCGCAATAATCTGGCCCCCGTTTTCTCCCCCCTCGGGACCAATATCCACGATGTAGTCGGCATTTTTGATAATATCTATGTTGTGTTCGATGACCATGACCGTGTTTCCTTTGTCCACAAGCTTTTGCAGGATTTCGATAAGTTTTTTCACGTCTTCATAGTGAAGGCCTATTGACGGCTCGTCCAAAAGGTAAATCGTTTTTTGGATATGCGGACGATAAAGCTCGGAAGAAATCTTTACCCGTTGCGCTTCCCCGCCGGAAAGCGTCGTCGCAGACTGGCCGAGCTCTAAATATCCGAGACCCACCTCATTCAGTGTGCGCAACCTGTCTCCGATTGCG
Protein-coding sequences here:
- a CDS encoding VTT domain-containing protein, with protein sequence MINSTFKNILKILAIPLILLFAYLSMVLLWKVFHFPSPDELTEIARRYFEMYGLWIVFVSALIEGFLIIGQYFPGGFVIFIGVVAARGNIFSVIEVLVVVGIAFFISYYLNYLMGRYGWYKIFLKFGLRNPIERAEEKLSRHTLTAILGSYWEPNLASITATAAGILRIKTEKFLVGSLLGIIIWNTFWGIVVYFIGEALLHNQTPVYLSIISFWCFLILLKVFVIDKKNNTPN
- a CDS encoding UvrB/UvrC motif-containing protein; translated protein: MKGQELSKLKIPDAPGVYFFKRGETILYIGRATSLRDRVKSYFGKDLIKTRGVFLIDMVTLATTVECIQADSVLEGIILEANLIKKYQPKYNTLEKDDKSFNYVVFTDEEYPRVLMMRGKDLEDQVPKGKFKYIFGPYPQGGVLKEGMKIIRRIFGYRDKCTPVSDSPNGSNVTGKPCFNRQIGLCPGVCTGEISKKEYGRIIQNLKLFFEGKKGDLLKKLNREMKEYAKNLEFEKAQTTKKTIFALTHIQDVSLIKAERLDSYQGPTLIKPKGEGVFRMEGYDIAHMSGSNMGGVMVVLEENHIKKSDYRLFKIRGQKGVNDISALEETLNRRLNHSEWPYPNVIVVDGGIAQKRAAEALLAGRGFDIAVIAVTKNEKHRPESMLGLENIIQKYKKEILLLNSEAHRFAIKYHRKMRRGSFL